In Ahaetulla prasina isolate Xishuangbanna chromosome 5, ASM2864084v1, whole genome shotgun sequence, the following are encoded in one genomic region:
- the FHIP1B gene encoding FHF complex subunit HOOK-interacting protein 1B isoform X1 — protein MEKMSWLSKLNPRAAAGPRASRGASLQGPVMADPETCLMVFKNHWAQVLRILEKRGPHVAPGAADDLSAVRNNTYQMVTLLAEERPRAEPAMGPILEFAVSENVLEHLLGWHLQWEVPEERKVELLKLFEMLISQAHQPLLHQKGVVAPLLRLLALCAEPASPLLETNLVLLLNQLCVSVARDPPLLELFFHSPSEQGPPHLLLFSLLIPYIHHEGVVGQQARDALLLLMAVSSGSRTVARYITEHSYFCPVLATGLSALYSSLPRKLEVRGDDWHFLRREDWIGVPSLVLFMNSLEFCNAVIQVAHPLVQKQLVDYIHNGFLVPVMGPALHKTSIEEMIASTAYLDLFLRSISETALLKTFLCFLLLHHHDSSTILDTLVARIASNSRLCMVSLSLFRTLIGLHCEDVLLQLVLRYLIPCSHVMLSQKRAVKELDLYGKAAAKFLSLIPRCCCPESLPIPEQEEERAAWSKGQGSPSVDSSSVVTVPRPSTPSRISFFTRQSSFSMEAPSATPHSPGTPVGSPGHRPGRWEEVSELEGNYLEYLRDARLNIDLCVRACRVWSAPYDGEEPNAVSLALPPGASSAANACVHPRGPLPDPAPASPRTKKRGASLEGAPDGLPPSNAPPADTKDKLSLLNGAHMDAGIKKGRWCPPEGPLKNGSVPSPNLWEGASCLDLLAEEGLSQAPLENGGPLTVEEFHRELCQLQDEMANGGRTEEDPGLDSPSGPEPLSREEEEAYHRFSSCPEGLAPVLSADPLSQIIISPPRALGQPPSQPFTGPFLAILLAKLENMLQNSLYVNFLLTGLLAQLACYPQPLLRSFLLNTNMVFQPSVKSLLQVLGSVKNKIEGFAASQEDFPSLLFKARKYLIARARPDTPDATNPPPPLRRPEALVKSRKPTIGELIMRHTNSPTRARQAAQLALQHVREGQVLQALSGSSLFRGSAEKQSEALRVKNAVYCAVIFSEFLKELAAIAQAHAVTSPFLLEPPTE, from the exons ATGGAGAAGATGAGCTGGCTGAGCAAACTGAACCCCCGAGCGGCAGCTGGGCCAAGGGCGAGCCGCGGCGCCAGCCTACAGGGCCCCGTGATGGCGGACCCCGAAACCTGCCTGATGGTCTTCAAGAACCACTGGGCTCAG GTCCTGAGGATCCTGGAGAAGCGCGGGCCCCATGTGGCCCCAGGGGCCGCGGATGACCTGAGTGCTGTGCGCAACAACACCTACCAGATGGTGACCCTACTGGCAGAGGAGCGCCCACGTGCCGAGCCGGCGATGGGGCCCATCCTGGAGTTTGCGGTCTCGGAGAACGTCCTGGAGCACCTGCTGGGCTGGCACCTGCAGTGGGAGGTGCCCGAGGAGCGCAAGGTGGAGCTGCTGAAGCTGTTTGAGATGCTGATCAGCCAGGCCCACCAGCCATTGCTGCACCAGAAGGGCGTGGTGGCCCCCCTGCTGCGGCTGCTGGCCCTGTGCGCTGAGCCGGCCTCGCCCCTGCTGGAGACCAATCTGGTGCTGCTGCTGAACCAGCTATGTGTCTCTGTGGCCCGGGACCCCCCGCTGCTGGAGCTCTTCTTCCACAGCCCCTCCGAGCAGGGACCCCCCCACCTGCTGCTCTTCTCCCTCCTCATCCCCTACATCCACCACGAGGGGGTCGTGGGCCAGCAGGCGCGGGACGCACTGCTCCTGCTCATGGCTGTGTCATCCGGCAGCCGGACCGTCGCACGCTATATCACGGAACACTCCTACTTCTGCCCG GTTCTGGCTACAGGACTGAGCGCCCTCTACTCCTCACTACCCCGCAAACTTGAAGTCCGTGGGGATGACTGGCACTTCCTGCGCCGGGAGGACTGGATCGGGGTCCCGTCGCTGGTCCTCTTCATGAACTCCTTGGAGTTTTGCAATGCGGTCATCCAG GTGGCCCACCCACTGGTCCAGAAGCAGCTGGTGGATTATATCCACAATGGATTCCTGGTGCCAGTTATGGGCCCGGCTTTGCACAAG ACGTCCATCGAAGAGATGATCGCCAGCACAGCCTACCTGGACCTCTTCCTGCGCAGCATCAGTGAGACGGCCCTACTAAAGACCTTCCTGTGCTTCCTGCTGCTCCACCACCATGACAGCAGCACCATCCTGGACACGCTGGTGGCACGGATCGCCAGTAATTCCCGG CTCTGCATGGTCTCCCTCAGCCTCTTCCGGACGCTGATCGGCCTGCACTGTGAGGATGTCCTGCTGCAGCTGGTGCTGAG gtacCTGATCCCCTGCAGCCACGTCATGCTAAGCCAGAAGAGAGCGGTCAAGGAGCTGGACCTGTATGGCAAGGCTGCTGCCAAGTTCCTCTCGCTGATCCCTCGCTGTTGCTGCCCAGAGAGCCTGCCCATCCCTGAACAGGAGGAGGAACGGGCAGCCTGGTCCAAGG GCCAAGGCAGCCCCAGCGTGGACTCTTCCTCCGTGGTGACCGTCCCCAGGCCCTCCACGCCGTCTCGCATCTCCTTTTTCACCCGCCAGTCCAGCTTCAGCATGGAGGCCCCCAGTGCCACCCCCCACTCTCCAGGGACGCCTGTGGGTAGCCCTGGTCACCGTCCTGGCAGGTGGGAGGAGGTCTCGGAGCTGGAAGGGAACTACCTGGAATACCTACGGGATGCGCGGCTCAACATCGACCTCTGCGTCCGTGCCTGTCGCGTCTGGTCAGCCCCCTATGATGGGGAGGAGCCCAATGCTGTCAGCTTAGCTCTGCCTCCGGGTGCCTCCTCGGCAGCCAACGCATGCGTCCATCCCAGGGGGCCCCTGCCAGACCCTGCACCTGCCTCCCCTCGGACTAAAAAGCGGGGGGCAAGTTTAGAAGGGGCCCCTGATGGTTTGCCACCCAGCAATGCCCCACCTGCGGACACCAAAGATAAGCTCTCTCTGCTTAATGGGGCCCACATGGACGCCGGCATCAAGAAGGGCCGCTGGTGCCCCCCGGAGGGCCCCTTGAAGAATGGGTCAGTCCCGTCCCCCAATCTTTGGGAAGGTGCCTCCTGCCTGGACTTGCTTGCAGAGGAGGGGCTGAGCCAGGCCCCTCTGGAGAACGGGGGGCCGCTGACGGTTGAGGAGTTCCACCGGGAACTGTGTCAGCTGCAGGATGAGATGGCCAATGGGGGCCGAACTGAGGAAGACCCTGGCTTGGACTCCCCATCCGGACCTGAACCACTTTcccgggaggaagaggaagcCTACCACCGCTTTTCCTCCTGCCCTGAGGGCTTGGCCCCCGTCCTATCTGCTGACCCCCTGTCCCAGATCATCATCAGCCCCCCCCGGGCCTTGGGGCAGCCTCCTAGCCAGCCATTCACCG GCCCCTTTCTGGCCATCCTGCTGGCCAAGCTGGAGAACATGCTACAGAACTCACTCTACGTCAACTTCCTGCTGACGGGGCTGCTGGCTCAGCTCGCCTGCTACCCGCAGCCCCTCCTGAGGTCCTTCCTGCTCAACACCAACATGGTCTTCCAGCCCAGCGTCAAGTCCCTCCTCCAG GTCCTGGGCTCTGTGAAGAACAAAATCGAGGGCTTCGCGGCCAGCCAAGAGGACTTCCCCTCGCTGCTCTTCAAGGCCAGGAAATACCTGATTGCCCGGGCCAGGCCGGACACCCCCGACGCCACCAACCCCCCGCCCCCTTTGCGCCGCCCCGAGGCCCTCG TGAAGAGCCGGAAGCCCACCATCGGGGAGCTGATCATGCGCCACACCAACAGTCCCACACGGGCCCGCCAGGCCGCCCAGCTGGCCCTGCAGCACGTGCGTGAAGGCCAGGTGCTGCAGGCGCTCTCGGGCAGCTCCCTCTTCCGCGGCTCTGCTGAGAAGCAGAGCGAAGCGCTACGGGTGAAGAACGCTGTCTACTGCGCGGTCATCTTCAGCGAGTTCCTCAAGGAGCTGGCGGCCATTGCCCAGGCCCACGCTGTCACCTCGCCCTTCCTGCTGGAGCCCCCCACGGAGTGA
- the LOC131199496 gene encoding leukocyte cysteine proteinase inhibitor 1-like → MNIGGLSPPEPATAEIQGIANQVKDKLEDATNKRFATYEAILYCAQVVAGKNYFIKMRCGDKEKDYVHLRIFQALPVQGGQVELSSFQVDKTKDDPITYF, encoded by the exons ATGAATATTGGGGGACTTTCTCCTCCGGAACCAGCCACTGCTGAAATCCAAGGCATTGCTAACCAG GTGAAAGACAAGCTGGAGGATGCGACGAACAAGAGGTTTGCCACCTACGAGGCCATTTTGTACTGTGCCCAGGTGGTCGCTGGCAAGAATTACTTTATCAAG atGCGATGCGGTGACAAAGAGAAGGATTACGTCCACCTGAGGATCTTCCAGGCCCTGCCAGTTCAAGGCGGACAGGTTGAACTCTCCAGCTTCCAGGTGGACAAGACCAAGGATGACCCCATCACCTACTTCTAG
- the C5H11orf42 gene encoding uncharacterized protein C11orf42 homolog, with protein sequence MRWMRPRETARKRRKGAPLQGPASPLPNFWEATCGCFHPGCSWSAASALTARGCCASFLVIEERFGPTVVPVPFLEDAASYDLLTVLIKKAQLGQTLLRRQSCLVPIGPLESLLPGGPAPRELTHCTREYSARVRGESRYEETRLVDGALRHIRLCMVGVHKKVAFLALRPGTVALRPDLPWLRSQSSLYVVHEVFYAGSLSLAVTQEAEYRHFVQEQPLPVAFSCLKFALSHKGVLGSQKPMGHSLPARAAWVRMAMLEASPPARTLEAPLPRESMALRKRWRALGRPLRTMTGKWPFKQRRPKMGFSCSSLADPERHCMSLPLLQSIAAAESDTEE encoded by the exons ATGCGTTGGATGCGGCCAAGAGAGACtgccaggaagaggaggaaaggggcCCCACTGCAGGGCCCAGCAAGTCCACTACCCAACTTCTGGGAAGCCACCTGCGGCTGCTTCCACCCTGGCTGCTCCTGGTCTGCAGCGTCCGCTCTCACAGCCAGAGGTTGCTGCGCCTCTTTCCTG GTCATCGAGGAGCGCTTCGGGCCCACCGTGGTGCCGGTGCCTTTCCTGGAAGACGCCGCCTCCTATGACCTCCTGACGGTGCTGATCAAGAAGGCACAGCTGGGGCAGACCCTCCTGCGCAGGCAGAGCTGCCTGGTGCCCATCGGGCCTCTGGAAAGCCTGCTGCCTGGTGGGCCTGCCCCAAGGGAGCTGACCCACTGCACCCGCGAGTACAGCGCCCGAGTGAGGGGCGAGTCCCGCTACGAGGAGACACGGCTGGTGGACGGTGCCCTGCGCCACATCCGCCTTTGCATGGTCGGTGTCCATAAGAAGGTGGCCTTTTTGGCCCTGCGTCCTGGGACAGTAGCCCTGCGCCCCGACCTGCCCTGGCTGCGCTCCCAGAGCAGCCTCTACGTGGTGCATGAGGTCTTCTATGCTGGCAGCCTCTCACTGGCTGTCACCCAGGAGGCTGAGTACCGGCACTTCGTCCAGGAGCAGCCCCTCCCTGTGGCCTTCTCCTGCCTCAAGTTCGCCCTCAGCCATAAAGGCGTGCTGGGCTCCCAGAAACCTATGGGTCACAGCTTGCCCGCCAGGGCAGCCTGGGTGAGGATGGCCATGCTGGAGGCCTCTCCCCCAGCCAGGACTCTGGAGGCCCCCCTGCCCAGAGAGAGCATGGCCCTGCGCAAGCGATGGAGGGCCTTGGGCAGGCCTCTGCGGACAATGACAG GGAAATGGCCCTTCAAGCAGCGACGGCCCAAAATGGGGTTCTCCTGCAGCAGCCTGGCTGATCCCGAGAGGCACTGCATGTCCCTGCCCCTCCTGCAGAGCATCGCGGCCGCCGAGAGCGACACGGAAGAGTGA
- the FHIP1B gene encoding FHF complex subunit HOOK-interacting protein 1B isoform X2 yields the protein MVTLLAEERPRAEPAMGPILEFAVSENVLEHLLGWHLQWEVPEERKVELLKLFEMLISQAHQPLLHQKGVVAPLLRLLALCAEPASPLLETNLVLLLNQLCVSVARDPPLLELFFHSPSEQGPPHLLLFSLLIPYIHHEGVVGQQARDALLLLMAVSSGSRTVARYITEHSYFCPVLATGLSALYSSLPRKLEVRGDDWHFLRREDWIGVPSLVLFMNSLEFCNAVIQVAHPLVQKQLVDYIHNGFLVPVMGPALHKTSIEEMIASTAYLDLFLRSISETALLKTFLCFLLLHHHDSSTILDTLVARIASNSRLCMVSLSLFRTLIGLHCEDVLLQLVLRYLIPCSHVMLSQKRAVKELDLYGKAAAKFLSLIPRCCCPESLPIPEQEEERAAWSKGQGSPSVDSSSVVTVPRPSTPSRISFFTRQSSFSMEAPSATPHSPGTPVGSPGHRPGRWEEVSELEGNYLEYLRDARLNIDLCVRACRVWSAPYDGEEPNAVSLALPPGASSAANACVHPRGPLPDPAPASPRTKKRGASLEGAPDGLPPSNAPPADTKDKLSLLNGAHMDAGIKKGRWCPPEGPLKNGSVPSPNLWEGASCLDLLAEEGLSQAPLENGGPLTVEEFHRELCQLQDEMANGGRTEEDPGLDSPSGPEPLSREEEEAYHRFSSCPEGLAPVLSADPLSQIIISPPRALGQPPSQPFTGPFLAILLAKLENMLQNSLYVNFLLTGLLAQLACYPQPLLRSFLLNTNMVFQPSVKSLLQVLGSVKNKIEGFAASQEDFPSLLFKARKYLIARARPDTPDATNPPPPLRRPEALVKSRKPTIGELIMRHTNSPTRARQAAQLALQHVREGQVLQALSGSSLFRGSAEKQSEALRVKNAVYCAVIFSEFLKELAAIAQAHAVTSPFLLEPPTE from the exons ATGGTGACCCTACTGGCAGAGGAGCGCCCACGTGCCGAGCCGGCGATGGGGCCCATCCTGGAGTTTGCGGTCTCGGAGAACGTCCTGGAGCACCTGCTGGGCTGGCACCTGCAGTGGGAGGTGCCCGAGGAGCGCAAGGTGGAGCTGCTGAAGCTGTTTGAGATGCTGATCAGCCAGGCCCACCAGCCATTGCTGCACCAGAAGGGCGTGGTGGCCCCCCTGCTGCGGCTGCTGGCCCTGTGCGCTGAGCCGGCCTCGCCCCTGCTGGAGACCAATCTGGTGCTGCTGCTGAACCAGCTATGTGTCTCTGTGGCCCGGGACCCCCCGCTGCTGGAGCTCTTCTTCCACAGCCCCTCCGAGCAGGGACCCCCCCACCTGCTGCTCTTCTCCCTCCTCATCCCCTACATCCACCACGAGGGGGTCGTGGGCCAGCAGGCGCGGGACGCACTGCTCCTGCTCATGGCTGTGTCATCCGGCAGCCGGACCGTCGCACGCTATATCACGGAACACTCCTACTTCTGCCCG GTTCTGGCTACAGGACTGAGCGCCCTCTACTCCTCACTACCCCGCAAACTTGAAGTCCGTGGGGATGACTGGCACTTCCTGCGCCGGGAGGACTGGATCGGGGTCCCGTCGCTGGTCCTCTTCATGAACTCCTTGGAGTTTTGCAATGCGGTCATCCAG GTGGCCCACCCACTGGTCCAGAAGCAGCTGGTGGATTATATCCACAATGGATTCCTGGTGCCAGTTATGGGCCCGGCTTTGCACAAG ACGTCCATCGAAGAGATGATCGCCAGCACAGCCTACCTGGACCTCTTCCTGCGCAGCATCAGTGAGACGGCCCTACTAAAGACCTTCCTGTGCTTCCTGCTGCTCCACCACCATGACAGCAGCACCATCCTGGACACGCTGGTGGCACGGATCGCCAGTAATTCCCGG CTCTGCATGGTCTCCCTCAGCCTCTTCCGGACGCTGATCGGCCTGCACTGTGAGGATGTCCTGCTGCAGCTGGTGCTGAG gtacCTGATCCCCTGCAGCCACGTCATGCTAAGCCAGAAGAGAGCGGTCAAGGAGCTGGACCTGTATGGCAAGGCTGCTGCCAAGTTCCTCTCGCTGATCCCTCGCTGTTGCTGCCCAGAGAGCCTGCCCATCCCTGAACAGGAGGAGGAACGGGCAGCCTGGTCCAAGG GCCAAGGCAGCCCCAGCGTGGACTCTTCCTCCGTGGTGACCGTCCCCAGGCCCTCCACGCCGTCTCGCATCTCCTTTTTCACCCGCCAGTCCAGCTTCAGCATGGAGGCCCCCAGTGCCACCCCCCACTCTCCAGGGACGCCTGTGGGTAGCCCTGGTCACCGTCCTGGCAGGTGGGAGGAGGTCTCGGAGCTGGAAGGGAACTACCTGGAATACCTACGGGATGCGCGGCTCAACATCGACCTCTGCGTCCGTGCCTGTCGCGTCTGGTCAGCCCCCTATGATGGGGAGGAGCCCAATGCTGTCAGCTTAGCTCTGCCTCCGGGTGCCTCCTCGGCAGCCAACGCATGCGTCCATCCCAGGGGGCCCCTGCCAGACCCTGCACCTGCCTCCCCTCGGACTAAAAAGCGGGGGGCAAGTTTAGAAGGGGCCCCTGATGGTTTGCCACCCAGCAATGCCCCACCTGCGGACACCAAAGATAAGCTCTCTCTGCTTAATGGGGCCCACATGGACGCCGGCATCAAGAAGGGCCGCTGGTGCCCCCCGGAGGGCCCCTTGAAGAATGGGTCAGTCCCGTCCCCCAATCTTTGGGAAGGTGCCTCCTGCCTGGACTTGCTTGCAGAGGAGGGGCTGAGCCAGGCCCCTCTGGAGAACGGGGGGCCGCTGACGGTTGAGGAGTTCCACCGGGAACTGTGTCAGCTGCAGGATGAGATGGCCAATGGGGGCCGAACTGAGGAAGACCCTGGCTTGGACTCCCCATCCGGACCTGAACCACTTTcccgggaggaagaggaagcCTACCACCGCTTTTCCTCCTGCCCTGAGGGCTTGGCCCCCGTCCTATCTGCTGACCCCCTGTCCCAGATCATCATCAGCCCCCCCCGGGCCTTGGGGCAGCCTCCTAGCCAGCCATTCACCG GCCCCTTTCTGGCCATCCTGCTGGCCAAGCTGGAGAACATGCTACAGAACTCACTCTACGTCAACTTCCTGCTGACGGGGCTGCTGGCTCAGCTCGCCTGCTACCCGCAGCCCCTCCTGAGGTCCTTCCTGCTCAACACCAACATGGTCTTCCAGCCCAGCGTCAAGTCCCTCCTCCAG GTCCTGGGCTCTGTGAAGAACAAAATCGAGGGCTTCGCGGCCAGCCAAGAGGACTTCCCCTCGCTGCTCTTCAAGGCCAGGAAATACCTGATTGCCCGGGCCAGGCCGGACACCCCCGACGCCACCAACCCCCCGCCCCCTTTGCGCCGCCCCGAGGCCCTCG TGAAGAGCCGGAAGCCCACCATCGGGGAGCTGATCATGCGCCACACCAACAGTCCCACACGGGCCCGCCAGGCCGCCCAGCTGGCCCTGCAGCACGTGCGTGAAGGCCAGGTGCTGCAGGCGCTCTCGGGCAGCTCCCTCTTCCGCGGCTCTGCTGAGAAGCAGAGCGAAGCGCTACGGGTGAAGAACGCTGTCTACTGCGCGGTCATCTTCAGCGAGTTCCTCAAGGAGCTGGCGGCCATTGCCCAGGCCCACGCTGTCACCTCGCCCTTCCTGCTGGAGCCCCCCACGGAGTGA